TAATGAATCAAACATATGAGAATTGGGAATGTATTGTTGTTGATGATGGTTCAACAGACAATACCAAAGAAGTAATGAAGAAATATTGTTCTCTGGACAAAAGGATAAAATATTTTCCTAGACCTACGAACAGACCGAAAGGAGGAAATGGAAGTCGAAATTATGGGTTCGAAATAAGTAGCGGGGAATTTATTAACTGGTTTGATTCGGATGACTTAATGCACAAAGACAAACTTTCATTACAAGTATCGTCTTTAATTCAAAGTGAATATCCTTTCTCAGTTTGTAACTCTTTGATTTTTGAAAATTCAGTGGATAATATTATTGGATTTAGATTTGATAAGATAAGCTCGTCAAATCCGTTTAGTGATTATTTAAGAGGCGATATAGGGTGGCTTACAACAGCTCCTTTATGGAAAAAGGAATTTCTTAACGAAAATGACTTCAAATTTGATGAAAAACTTTTGGCTGCTCAAGAATGGGAGTTTCACTCGAAAATACTGCATAAATTCCCAGATTACGATGTAATAAATGAAGGTTTGGTGTTATTAAGAAGACATAATGAAAATATATCGAATAATCCTTCCAAAAAAAGAATTGCAAAAATTAATTATTATTATGCACGAAAAAATATTCAAAATTTGATGGATAGGATAGAAAAGAATAAGTTTGAAAATTATTTTAAATTATTTTATGCAAATACGTATAAATATTTTTTACGATCAAATAATTTAAAAGAAGCCAAAATTATCATTAAGAATGAGATTTTCGGACAAAAAACTATGCTTTTTACCATTAAGTTTATATTTTTTTCTTGTATTTATTTATTAACAAAGCGAGGAGGAAAATATATAGTGTTATAAAAAAATAAATACCCTTAAATATATTATAAATGTTCAAATTTGATTATCAAAAGCCTAAGGTTATTTCAGAAATAGGATGTAACCATATGGGGAATTTTGAAATTGCAAAAGAGCTAATACGTCTGTCGAAAGATGCAGGTGCTACCGTAGCTAAGTTTCAGAAGAGAAATAATAAGGAGTTGTTAACCAACGATCAGTATGAAGCACCTCATCCAAATCCCTACAATTCTTATGGAGACTCATATGGGGCTCACCGAGAATATTTGGAGTTCTCGTTAGATCAACACCGTGGACTCAAAGAATATGCCGAGAATATAGGAATTGATTATGCAACTTCGGTTTGGGATGTAACTTCTGCGAAGGAAATCATTAGTCTTAATCCAAATCTTATTAAAGTACCATCGGCATGTAATAACAATTTTGAAATGCTTGAGGTTCTGAGAGATGAATACAAAGGAGAAGTTCATATTTCATTTGGGATGACTATTCAGGAAGAAGAA
This DNA window, taken from Lutimonas zeaxanthinifaciens, encodes the following:
- a CDS encoding glycosyltransferase family 2 protein produces the protein MTINYNSEKNPNLVSVIIPTYNRAHLIGETLESIMNQTYENWECIVVDDGSTDNTKEVMKKYCSLDKRIKYFPRPTNRPKGGNGSRNYGFEISSGEFINWFDSDDLMHKDKLSLQVSSLIQSEYPFSVCNSLIFENSVDNIIGFRFDKISSSNPFSDYLRGDIGWLTTAPLWKKEFLNENDFKFDEKLLAAQEWEFHSKILHKFPDYDVINEGLVLLRRHNENISNNPSKKRIAKINYYYARKNIQNLMDRIEKNKFENYFKLFYANTYKYFLRSNNLKEAKIIIKNEIFGQKTMLFTIKFIFFSCIYLLTKRGGKYIVL
- a CDS encoding N-acetylneuraminate synthase family protein — protein: MFKFDYQKPKVISEIGCNHMGNFEIAKELIRLSKDAGATVAKFQKRNNKELLTNDQYEAPHPNPYNSYGDSYGAHREYLEFSLDQHRGLKEYAENIGIDYATSVWDVTSAKEIISLNPNLIKVPSACNNNFEMLEVLRDEYKGEVHISFGMTIQEEEENIINFFEDTNQAKDRLIVYSCTSGYPVPFPDICLLEINRLYQKFSDRVKEIGFSGHHLGIAVDVAAYTLGAKWIERHFTKDRTWKGTDHAASLEVPGLSKLVRDLDHTFEALAYKKNEILEIEKVQREKLKYRKA